One Mesorhizobium sp. J428 DNA segment encodes these proteins:
- a CDS encoding multidrug effflux MFS transporter, with translation MNMMQAPVAVPPLMSERRVAIIGALLVALGPVSMALYTPAMPEIVRAFGTTEAAVKLTLSMYFAGFAVAQLFCGPLSDGFGRRPVTVAFMGIYLVASTLALFSPNVHVLIAARFLQGVGAAAGIAISRAIVRDLFTNESSARIMNLIGIILAIGPAFSPVIGGVTMELFGWHAIFILMVAFGVAIILIATFSLRETVTRDLSRIRPMAILRSYKSLLGSRSFMYPSLMLGGTVGALYTLATMLPFVLIERVGLTATQFGLSMLMQSGSYFFGSLAVRFIMPKLGSNALVPIGLGFVVLGGIAICALPLLFGPSFYTVMLPIASYAVGIAFATPALTTAALAPFPHMAGAASSLSGFMQMGGGLLGSSVAVLIGEPVLAIATVIPAMGVIAVLCWLGYRKLPDTTRIARPPNDITVN, from the coding sequence ATGAACATGATGCAGGCTCCGGTGGCGGTGCCGCCGCTGATGTCGGAGCGGCGCGTCGCCATCATCGGCGCGCTGCTGGTCGCGCTCGGGCCGGTGTCGATGGCGCTCTATACGCCGGCGATGCCCGAGATCGTGCGCGCCTTCGGCACGACGGAGGCCGCGGTCAAGCTGACGCTTTCGATGTATTTCGCCGGCTTCGCCGTGGCGCAACTCTTCTGCGGGCCGCTGTCGGACGGGTTCGGCCGGCGTCCCGTTACCGTGGCATTCATGGGGATCTATCTCGTCGCGAGCACGCTGGCGCTGTTCTCCCCGAACGTCCATGTGCTGATCGCCGCGCGCTTCCTGCAAGGCGTGGGCGCGGCCGCGGGGATAGCGATCTCGCGCGCCATCGTGCGCGATCTCTTCACCAATGAGTCGTCTGCCAGGATCATGAATCTGATCGGCATCATCCTGGCGATCGGGCCTGCCTTCTCTCCCGTCATCGGCGGCGTGACGATGGAGTTGTTCGGCTGGCACGCGATCTTCATCCTGATGGTGGCCTTCGGCGTGGCGATCATCCTGATTGCGACGTTCTCCCTACGGGAGACGGTGACGCGCGACCTCAGCCGCATCCGGCCGATGGCGATCCTGCGGTCCTACAAGTCGCTGCTCGGCAGCCGTTCGTTCATGTATCCGAGCCTGATGCTCGGCGGCACGGTGGGCGCGCTCTACACCCTTGCGACCATGCTTCCCTTCGTCCTGATCGAGCGTGTCGGCCTGACGGCGACACAGTTCGGCCTGTCGATGCTGATGCAGTCCGGGTCCTATTTCTTCGGGTCGCTCGCCGTGCGGTTCATCATGCCGAAGCTCGGCTCGAATGCGCTCGTCCCGATCGGCCTGGGCTTCGTGGTCCTCGGCGGCATTGCGATCTGCGCGCTGCCGCTGCTGTTCGGCCCGAGCTTCTACACGGTGATGCTGCCGATCGCGTCCTATGCGGTGGGCATCGCCTTCGCGACCCCGGCCCTGACCACGGCGGCGCTCGCGCCCTTCCCGCACATGGCCGGGGCGGCCTCGTCGCTGTCGGGCTTCATGCAGATGGGCGGGGGTCTTCTCGGCAGCTCGGTCGCGGTGTTGATCGGGGAGCCTGTTCTCGCGATCGCCACCGTGATTCCCGCGATGGGCGTGATCGCTGTTCTCTGCTGGCTGGGGTACAGGAAGCTGCCCGACACCACGCGGATCGCCCGGCCGCCCAACGACATCACTGTCAACTGA
- a CDS encoding DUF429 domain-containing protein: MRRPGSDDEIVVVERFSTLVDALPDDAVIAVDMPIGLPDVTRRGGRGPEMAVRPLLGQRQSSVFSIPSRAAVYAEPAGFTTLDAW, encoded by the coding sequence GTGAGACGCCCCGGATCTGATGACGAGATCGTCGTCGTCGAGCGTTTCTCAACCCTGGTCGATGCCTTGCCAGACGACGCGGTGATCGCGGTGGACATGCCGATCGGATTGCCCGACGTCACCCGCAGGGGCGGTCGCGGTCCGGAGATGGCCGTCAGGCCCCTGCTCGGCCAGCGGCAGTCGAGCGTGTTCTCGATCCCCTCGCGCGCGGCCGTCTATGCCGAGCCCGCCGGCTTCACCACGCTCGATGCGTGGTGA
- a CDS encoding MarR family winged helix-turn-helix transcriptional regulator produces MALLQNPDSFGFLIADVSRLMRAEFDRRIGGAGIGVTPGEARALSYAFRVGVVRQTVLAERMGVEAMTLSTYLDRLEARGLVERRPDPTDRRAKLIHLTDEAHVVLERIQAIGASVRVDVAARISPSEWEQLNSALRHARDSLNQLRLEASRRESDAA; encoded by the coding sequence ATGGCTCTTCTCCAGAATCCGGATTCATTCGGCTTCCTGATCGCCGACGTTTCGCGGCTGATGCGCGCGGAGTTCGACCGGCGCATCGGCGGGGCGGGCATCGGCGTGACGCCGGGCGAGGCACGCGCTCTCTCCTATGCGTTTCGCGTCGGCGTGGTGCGCCAGACGGTGCTCGCCGAGCGGATGGGGGTCGAGGCGATGACGCTGAGCACCTATCTCGACCGGCTCGAAGCGCGCGGCCTCGTCGAGCGCCGGCCCGATCCGACCGACAGGCGTGCGAAGCTCATCCACCTCACGGACGAGGCGCATGTGGTGCTGGAGCGGATCCAGGCCATCGGCGCCAGCGTGCGGGTCGATGTCGCCGCGAGAATCAGCCCGTCGGAATGGGAGCAGCTCAACTCGGCCCTGCGGCATGCCCGCGACAGCCTCAACCAGCTTCGCCTCGAGGCAAGCAGGCGGGAGAGCGACGCCGCATGA
- the pdxY gene encoding pyridoxal kinase PdxY, translating into MQTHTTDTPRAVIVISSHVARGSVGNRAAVFALESLGFPVWAVPTVILPWHPGHGRATRIVPPAADFAALMKDLEGARWLGEVGAVLSGYLGDPAQAEAIASLVAAVKARNPRSLYVCDPVMGDKGGLYVPEATAVAIRDLLVPAADVATPNRYELAWMTGARLDDISSLLQAAQDAPPPTMLVTSAPAMMNGSIGNLLLTPSQALLAEHRMIDRPPNGLGDLTAAVYLARVLSGQSPDKALQSTTAAVFEILARTAKRGGDELQIETDAQSLSHPMAMVQTRHLSVPGRNRRA; encoded by the coding sequence ATGCAAACCCACACAACCGATACGCCGCGCGCCGTCATCGTCATTTCAAGCCACGTCGCGCGCGGCTCCGTCGGTAACCGCGCCGCCGTCTTCGCCCTCGAATCGCTCGGCTTTCCCGTCTGGGCCGTTCCGACCGTGATCCTGCCCTGGCATCCGGGCCATGGCCGCGCGACGCGCATCGTGCCGCCGGCGGCCGATTTCGCCGCGCTGATGAAGGATCTCGAAGGTGCCCGCTGGCTGGGCGAGGTCGGCGCGGTCCTGTCCGGATATCTCGGCGATCCGGCGCAGGCCGAGGCGATTGCATCGCTGGTGGCGGCCGTGAAGGCCCGCAACCCGCGCTCACTCTATGTCTGCGACCCGGTCATGGGCGACAAGGGCGGGCTCTATGTCCCCGAGGCGACGGCCGTGGCGATCCGCGACCTGCTGGTGCCGGCCGCGGACGTGGCGACGCCAAACCGCTACGAGCTCGCCTGGATGACGGGCGCGCGCCTCGACGACATCTCCAGCCTGCTTCAGGCGGCGCAGGACGCTCCACCGCCGACCATGCTGGTCACGTCGGCCCCGGCGATGATGAACGGCTCGATCGGCAACCTGCTGCTGACGCCCTCGCAGGCGCTGCTCGCGGAACATCGCATGATCGACAGGCCGCCGAACGGGCTCGGCGACCTCACGGCGGCGGTCTACCTTGCCCGTGTCCTGTCGGGACAGTCGCCGGACAAGGCGCTCCAGTCGACCACGGCCGCCGTGTTCGAGATCCTCGCCCGCACGGCCAAGCGCGGCGGCGACGAGCTGCAGATCGAAACCGACGCCCAGAGCCTGTCGCATCCGATGGCGATGGTCCAGACGCGCCATCTCTCCGTGCCGGGCAGGAACAGGCGCGCGTGA
- a CDS encoding universal stress protein, producing the protein MKKTALLPLVTYPEPLPGEALAATVEFAAKAGFDLFALSLEADFPDVANALSRLLLDVPEMIRRAEAQSRMGGEGLLKAVAALAAQHGVESEAGRRRSAQELVGDAAAEEARYFDLTVVPMPKVGEQGRAIAEAIVFGSGRPTILLPEALVVRGLRRAVVAWDGSRVAARAVNDMLSLFGGMDQVTIVSVLNEKPLHADDLGDRLAAQLIKRGVPARALAVELEDQPIGATLQDFAIQDGAGLLAMGAYGHSRLREFVLGGATRTILEDVRLPVLMSH; encoded by the coding sequence ATGAAAAAGACAGCTCTCCTTCCACTCGTCACCTATCCCGAGCCGCTTCCGGGCGAGGCGCTCGCTGCGACGGTGGAGTTCGCCGCCAAGGCGGGCTTCGACCTGTTTGCGCTTTCGCTGGAGGCGGATTTTCCCGACGTCGCCAATGCACTGTCGCGCCTTCTGCTCGATGTGCCCGAGATGATCCGAAGGGCCGAGGCCCAGAGCCGGATGGGCGGTGAGGGGTTGCTAAAGGCTGTCGCCGCGCTCGCTGCGCAACATGGCGTCGAGAGCGAAGCCGGACGCCGCCGTTCGGCGCAGGAGCTTGTAGGCGACGCGGCTGCGGAAGAGGCACGCTATTTCGATCTTACCGTGGTTCCGATGCCGAAGGTCGGCGAACAGGGCCGGGCGATCGCCGAGGCCATCGTGTTCGGATCAGGCCGGCCGACGATCCTGCTGCCCGAAGCCCTGGTGGTGCGCGGCCTTCGCCGGGCCGTGGTGGCGTGGGACGGCTCTCGCGTCGCAGCGCGCGCGGTCAACGACATGCTCTCGCTGTTCGGCGGGATGGATCAGGTGACGATTGTCTCCGTCCTCAACGAGAAGCCGCTGCACGCCGACGACCTCGGCGACAGGCTTGCGGCGCAGCTGATCAAGCGTGGCGTGCCGGCACGTGCGCTGGCGGTCGAACTGGAGGACCAGCCGATCGGAGCGACCTTGCAGGACTTTGCGATCCAGGACGGCGCCGGCCTGCTGGCGATGGGCGCCTACGGCCATTCGCGACTGCGCGAATTCGTGCTCGGCGGCGCGACGCGCACGATCCTGGAGGACGTGCGCCTGCCGGTGCTGATGTCGCACTGA
- a CDS encoding carbonic anhydrase has product MSAFPEQLLNGYRSFMSGRYAHETNRYRELARSGQSPETLIVACCDSRAAPETIFDSGPGELFVVRNVANLVPPYAPDGEYHSTSAALEFAVQSLKVKNIVVMGHGRCGGIRAALSPVTEPLSPGDFIGKWMSLVAPAAEDVSKNTMLTAAERQTALERISIRFSIANLRTFPCVSILEKKERLTLHGAWFDISTGELWIMNPETGDFERPELEIS; this is encoded by the coding sequence ATGAGCGCTTTTCCGGAACAGCTTCTCAACGGCTATCGGTCCTTCATGAGCGGCCGTTACGCGCACGAAACGAATCGCTATCGGGAGCTCGCACGAAGCGGCCAGTCGCCGGAGACGCTGATCGTGGCCTGCTGCGATTCCCGCGCCGCGCCCGAGACAATCTTCGACTCCGGGCCGGGCGAGCTCTTCGTCGTCCGAAACGTCGCCAATCTCGTGCCGCCCTATGCGCCGGACGGCGAATACCATTCGACGTCCGCCGCGCTCGAATTCGCGGTCCAGAGCCTGAAGGTCAAGAACATCGTGGTGATGGGCCACGGCCGCTGCGGCGGTATTCGCGCGGCACTTTCGCCGGTGACGGAGCCCCTGTCGCCGGGCGACTTCATCGGCAAATGGATGAGCCTCGTCGCACCGGCGGCGGAAGACGTGTCGAAAAACACGATGCTCACCGCCGCCGAGCGCCAGACCGCGCTGGAGCGCATCTCGATCCGCTTTTCCATCGCCAATCTGCGCACCTTTCCATGCGTGAGCATCCTCGAGAAGAAGGAACGGCTCACATTGCACGGCGCCTGGTTCGACATCTCGACCGGCGAACTCTGGATCATGAATCCCGAAACCGGCGACTTCGAACGGCCGGAACTGGAGATCAGTTGA